The following coding sequences lie in one Streptomyces albofaciens JCM 4342 genomic window:
- a CDS encoding aminotransferase class V-fold PLP-dependent enzyme yields the protein MPVSAAATDAAVCAPLPVLGRDVLVPLVTGGEVEYAALDIAASAPALQRVWDDVAAYAPYYGSVHRGAGYLSQLSTDLFENSRAEVARFLGAREGDQVVFTRSTTDSLNLLAAALPARTRVFVFETEHHASLLPWEQRADVEVTYLDAPRTPGQAVDTLERALAEREPYANALVCVTGASNVTGELWPVRELAAAAHAHGARIVLDAAQLAPHHPVDIAELDVDWVAFSGHKLYAPFGAGVLAGRADWLQEAEPYLAGGGASRTVARRGDGGVDVEWHTTAARHEAGSPNVIGAYAVAAACKALTEAGFENLVAREQHLVERVRAGLAEVPEVTVLSLFGDDAPRVGVLSFVVRGWNSSHFAAALSAEYGIGVRDGLFCAHPLVRTLLGAQSQAPGECGAPEGAPEEKSLNAIRVSFGVGTPDEHVDRFVRAVKELVRDGARWSYRTEDGRCVPDTAAAA from the coding sequence ATGCCTGTTTCCGCTGCCGCCACCGATGCCGCCGTCTGCGCCCCGCTGCCCGTGCTGGGGCGCGACGTCCTGGTCCCGCTCGTCACCGGCGGCGAGGTCGAGTACGCGGCGCTGGACATCGCCGCCAGCGCCCCGGCGTTGCAGCGGGTCTGGGACGACGTGGCCGCGTACGCCCCGTACTACGGCAGCGTGCACCGCGGCGCGGGCTACCTCTCGCAGCTGTCCACCGACCTGTTCGAGAACAGCCGGGCGGAGGTGGCCCGCTTCCTCGGGGCGCGGGAGGGGGACCAGGTGGTCTTCACCCGCTCCACCACCGACTCGCTCAACCTGCTGGCCGCGGCGCTGCCCGCGCGGACCCGGGTGTTCGTCTTCGAGACCGAGCACCACGCCTCGCTGCTGCCCTGGGAGCAGCGCGCGGACGTCGAGGTGACGTACCTGGACGCGCCGCGTACGCCGGGGCAGGCGGTGGACACGCTGGAGCGGGCGCTCGCGGAGCGCGAGCCGTACGCGAACGCCCTGGTGTGCGTGACGGGTGCGTCCAATGTGACCGGTGAGCTGTGGCCGGTACGGGAGCTGGCCGCAGCGGCGCACGCGCACGGCGCGCGGATCGTGCTGGACGCCGCCCAGCTCGCCCCGCACCACCCGGTCGACATCGCGGAACTGGACGTGGACTGGGTCGCCTTCTCCGGCCACAAGCTGTACGCGCCGTTCGGCGCCGGTGTGCTGGCCGGGCGCGCGGACTGGCTCCAGGAGGCGGAGCCGTACCTCGCGGGCGGCGGCGCCAGCCGTACGGTCGCCCGCCGGGGCGACGGCGGGGTGGACGTCGAGTGGCACACCACCGCCGCCCGCCACGAGGCCGGCTCGCCCAACGTCATCGGCGCCTACGCCGTCGCCGCCGCCTGCAAGGCCCTCACCGAGGCGGGCTTCGAGAACCTGGTCGCCCGGGAGCAGCACCTGGTCGAGCGGGTGCGGGCGGGCCTCGCCGAGGTGCCCGAGGTGACCGTGCTGTCGCTGTTCGGGGACGACGCGCCGCGGGTGGGGGTGCTCTCCTTCGTGGTCCGGGGCTGGAACAGCTCGCACTTCGCGGCGGCCCTCTCGGCGGAGTACGGGATCGGCGTGCGCGACGGGCTGTTCTGCGCGCACCCGCTCGTACGGACCCTGCTGGGCGCGCAGTCGCAGGCGCCCGGCGAGTGCGGTGCGCCGGAGGGCGCGCCGGAGGAGAAGAGCCTGAACGCCATCCGGGTGAGCTTCGGCGTCGGTACGCCCGACGAGCACGTGGACCGCTTCGTACGGGCGGTCAAGGAGCTGGT